ATAATTTGGTTTACTAGCTTGTTACCCCAGTCTTTTCCATGAAGATCAGATATTTGTGCTATTTTGAAACCATCGAATTCCTCAGGTATATTTTTATCTTCTACTATAATGTTGGTTACTTGGATATGTAAGTTCCCCCAAATTAACCAAACTGAAAGGGCTAATAGAGATACAATAAAAAGAGAAGATTTGCGTCTGAATAGTTTCAGATATTTTTTCATAACAATCAATCCTTTTCTATAGGCATGTATGCTCTCAAGATCAATAGCAAGAATAATAAGAAATTTGTTTTTACACCAGCCATCACAATTGCCTCAGTAAAAGCTAAAGCTACTTCACACATTTTGAATAAAATAAGTTTCTTCAACGAGATCAACTTCAGCAGCAGGCATCGGTGTTATTGGAGATGAATCATCTTGTGCAGGTAATTGGATAATTTCTAAATTTTCTAAACAGAAATATTCATTCTTTATCATTATATCTTTTTCTGTTAATAAGTTAATCTATTTCTATTACTTGGCGCTTTAAATGTAAAAACTATTATCTCATGCCGATGCTTGAGAGATAAGTGTTCATTCACTAGGGCATAATAGCTGATTACAATAAAGTAGAAATTATTATCCTTTTTTTGTTTTTACCCCACTCTTAAGGGTCAGTAAAACCCCCATCTCAAAACTTAAGAAGATCGACAAGTGTAGGTGGGGGATAAACTGCCCCTAAAGGTCCCATAAGTTAAACGAACAATCAGTGGGGGATGAAGGAAAATTCCCACTGATTGAAGCTTAGCTTTATGTTCACTTAAAACTCCCCTCCTAAAATGAACGTCTATATCTTAGCTTAAAATGAAATGAAAGATAAGAACTCTTTAGCTTACATGCTACAAATCATTGAAACAAAAAGCTAATGGAAATGATGTAACCTAAATAGAGCGAAATGTAATGAACTGAAAGACGGAGCCATCCTACAAAAAAATGTCGTTGATTATGTCGCTCTCAGCTACTATATGTCATCAGTATCTGCTCGTCCAGAAACTGAAGGAGAGAAAGGAGCAGGTAATTTAGTGAGCAGCTTGAAGAATCATACCTTGAAGCGTCTGACTGGGGATGGGGAATTGATCCAAAAAGACTTAGAACGTTATTGAATAGGTTCTATGACCACTATGAAAAGCCATTATTTGTCGTAGAAAATGGGCTTGGGACTTTTGATAAAGTTGAAGACGATGGAAGTATCCATGATGATTATCGCATTGCTTATTTACGTGAGCACATTAAGGAGATGGGAAAAGCGATTGAGGATGGTGTGGACCTTATCGGGTATACTGCTTGGGGGCCAATTGATCTTATTAGTTTCTCTACATCTGAAATGACCAACGTTACGGCTTTATAAACGTGGATCGAGATGATTATGGTAACGGTTCTCTTGAACGACATAAAAAGGACAGCTATTACTGGTATCAAAAAGATATTAAAACAAACGGGGAAGAGCTATAATGATACAAAGCCTCGGGAAAGCATTTCCGAGGCTTTGTCGACTGACTAAGGCGTTAGGTGATAGATCTAACAAGGCGTAAAAGGGCAAGGGATCGATCATCAACTAGATTATGAGCCAGAGGATGCTTTCTCTTTTACAGCTTTCACTTCATACGTTTGATGAGAAGAACTAATAATATGTTCAGGTTTCGGCTTACCGCGGCTTTGACGATGCATATTTAAATGTGGCTCACTTTTTTCCCACTGTTTCCATGTTTCTTCAGACTCCCAACGAATGACGATAACAACGTCATCGGGACCTTTACGTGTTTCATTGACTAACACACTTAAATCCACAAAGCCTTCAGCTTCTTCAATCACTCCCGGACTTGCGAATTGATCGACTACTTTTGGGGCAGAACCTTGTGTCACACTGATGGTTTTCATCTCAATAAACATATGTATCACTCCATAAAAAGGATTTACTTTATATTTTAGTTGAGAAAGATAATCATTGTCAATTAAAATCTCTTGTAAAGTGACAATCTTAGGTGAAAGCTAACGGGCGCTAAAGTCCTGATTGAAGGTTCGTTTTATGTGAGCGGTGACAGGTGCCCTCTATCGTGATAAAATAAACCGTATTGATGAACTGATAGAGTAAAAGGAGTGGCATGGTATGAGCACAGATAAAATACTAATTTTCGGACATCAAAATCCTGATACGGATACGATTTGTTCAGCGTTAGTTTACGCAGACTTGAAAAAGCAGCTAGGAATGAATGTTGAGGCTGTAAGACTTGGAGAAGTTGGTGCTGAGACACAATATGCGCTTGATAAATTTGGCGTAGACGCACCGCGCTATGTTGAAGAAGTGGCCAATGAAGTAGATAAAGTTATCCTCGTAGATCATAATGAACGGCAACAAAGTGTTCAGGACTTGAACAAAGTGCAGGTAGCGGAAGTGATTGATCATCACCGCATCGCTAATTTTGAGACAGAAGCCCCTCTTTATTACCGAGCAGAGCCTGTAGGATGTACAGCAACGATTCTTCATAAACTCTATAAAGAGCATGGCGTTTCTGTCAAAAAAGAAATGGCTGGTTTAATGATATCGGCGATTATTTCAGATTCTCTGTTATTTAAATCGCCCACATGTACGAAGGAAGATAGAGATGCTGCTAATGAATTGGCTAAAATAGCTGATGTAGATTTAGAGGCTTATGGCTTAGAAATGCTAAAAGCAGGGGCGGACATGAGCGATAAGTCAGTTGATCAACTACTAAATATGGATGCTAAAGAGTTTACAATGGGACGTCACAACGTGCAGATCGCCCAAGTCAATGTAGTGGATACGAACGATGTCCTCCACCGTCTTAATGATGTAAAAGCAGAGATGGAGGCAGTTCTTACTAAAAAAGGCCTAAGCCTATTTTTACTGGCTGTCACAGATATTTTAACGAATGACTCTGTCGCTGTAGCGGTTGGAGAACAAACGAAAGCAGTCGAAACCGCATTCGACGTGGCGTTCGAAGATGGACGAGCAACACTAAAGGGTGTAGTATCTCGTAAAAAACAGATCGTGCCGCCATTAACAAACGCCCTTTCCTAATCATACCGAACGGCTTGGAGAACTTTTCCTCTAAGCTGTTTTTTAACATACGTTTATCACAGCTAATCGTAACAGCCGTCTCAAAATAGAGAGCAGAGCTAAATCTATATAGGCGGGAGCTAACGGAGGCTAATGTCCTGGTTCACTCACCTACCAATCAGTGGGAGATGAAGGGAAACTCCCACTGATTGAAGCTTAGCTTTATCAAACATTGAGCATGTAAGGCGTGGTATGCAATGAATAAATTCTCTTTTTTACTCGTACTAATCGGGGCGATTCTTTGGGGCACCACAGGAACAGCGCAACATTTTGCTCCTGATGGGGCCCACCCTGTGGCGGTAGGAACGATGCGGTTAGCAGTGGGAGGCACTGTTTTGTTTGTGATCGGTCTCATGACCCAAAAAATTGCCTCAATTGAATGGCCTGTAAAAGCTATTTTGCTTGCTGCATGCGCTATGGCCGCCTATCAGCCGTTATTTTTTTCTGCGGTGGCAACCACTGGCGTCGCCATCGGTACCGTCGTTGCCATTGGAAGTGCCCCCCTACTGACTGGCCTCATCGAATGGGTTGTTTATCAAAGGCGACCGGTAAGGCAGTGGTGGATTGCCACTTGTCTATCTATTCTTGGTTGTGTATTACTATTTGCTACCCAAGGTAATATCGAGCTAGATCCAATGGGATTTACTTTAGCATTAGGAGCTGGACTTGCTTTCTCTACGTACACACTTGTGAATAAACATATTGTCAAAAAACTAGCGCCTGAGATGGCGGTGGCAGTCGTATTTACCCTAGCAGCGGTGATCCTTTCTCCTCTACTATTCGTGTTTGATGTAAGTTGGGTGACGGAGCTAAACGGCTTACTTGTTGTCCTCCAACTAGGCATAGTGGCCACAGCTATCGCGTACCTTTTATTTGTGAGAGGGCTGATGGGCATCCCTGCATCCACCGCTGTTACGCTATCGCTGGCAGAACCATTAACAGCCGCCCTGCTTGGTGTCGTTATCGTGGGAGAAGTCTTAACAGTGTGGGCTTCAGTAGGGATATTTCTTATTTTTGCCGGACTAGCAGCATTAATTTATACACCTAAAAAAGCTGTCCTAACGCGTAACGCTTAGGGCAGCCGTAAAGAGGTGGAGGTGCTGAAAAAAATGGGTTTAGTGTTGAAAAATAATGAGTTGGTGCTGAAAAAAAACGAGGCTACTGCTGAAAAATGGTGAGTTATTGCTGAAAAAATCGGTATGACTGCTGAAACCACCATTTATCCCACTCTTAAGGGGCAGTAAAACCCCCACCTCAAAACTTAAGAAGGTCGAAACGTTTAGGTGGGGGTTAAACTGCCCCTAAAGGTCTGATAAGTTAAACGAACAATCAGTGGGGGATGAAGGAAAACTCCCACTGATTGAAGCTTAGCTTTATATTTCCCCATATTTTTTATAACGATTTTCCAAATAGTTTTGTAAAATGGTCATGACAGAGCAGATGCCCCAATAAATTAATGCGACGAGAATATACATCGTCATGTAATCCATTTCCCTTCCGCCTACAATACGTGCTTGTTGAAAAATCTCTGGGACGGTAATCATTGCAGCTAATGATGATGCTTTAATTAAATCAAGTAAGACATTCGTCAGCGGCGGAATGGCAATGCGCGTTGCTTGTGGTAATACGATTAATCGCAGCATGGGCCAAAATGAAAAGCCGAGGGATTTAGCTGATTCCCATTGACCTTTCGGAACAGCATCAATGGCAGAGCGGTTAATTTCAGCCATGTAAGCAGCACTGTTTAAGCTAAACCCAATAATCGCCGCAGTAACAGCATTGAACTCAATTCCGATAAAGGGAAAGCCAAAATAAAGAATGAATAAAATAACAAGAATTGGCACTCCCCTCATAAATGAGATATATAAACGGGAGGGCCATTGTAGCCATACAAGAGAGGACATGCGCCCGAGCGCCAGGAACAGACTGATTACAATCCCGATCAGCATACTGCTTAACGAAATAAGCATCGTATACCCGACACCTTCCATAATAAATAGAAAGCTATCAGCTGCCAGCTCGGCGTTAAAAATGTACTCCCATTGAATGTCACTCATAGTCGTTCCCCTTTACTGTTCAACTTCAAAGTCAATATCTGGTTCTTGAGACACATCCTGTCCGCCGAAAAATTGCTCAGAAAGCTCGGTAATCGTGCCATCTTCCATCATGTCGGCAAGGACGTTATTCATATTTTCTTGTAACTCTACGTTGTCTTTCTTCATAATCATTGCTTGATTATTCGGGTAGTAAAACAAATCTGGATGGATAACCACATCAATGTCAGGGAGCGCTTCAATAGCAAGCGACTGTAGATAGTAATCATTCATGACCACATCAAGACGTCCGTTTTCAATATCTCTTAAATACGTATCGTTTGTCACATTATCATACGTGACCCCTTCAGCTCCATACTCTTCAGCCAGTTGCATATAAATGGTCGTAGCGGCACCGCCGTGTCGCTTTCCTTCGAGATCTTCTAATGACTCAATACCAGAATAATCATCAGGGCGAACAATCATGGCCCCATATGAGAATTTATAAGGATCTGTAAACAAGAAGTCTTCTTCACGACGTTCATTAATATCAATATCATTTACGGCTAAATCTACTTGACCACTATTAATAGAAGTAAGCATACCATCAAAGCCCATTTCGGTAAATTCAACGTCTAAATCGAGCCGGTCGGCCGCCTCTTTCACAATTTCTACTTCAAAACCAGTTAAATCATTATCCTCATCAGAATGATATGAGGTAGGGTAGAGTGTACCAGACGTGGCAACTGTGATCACGCCACTTTCTTGAATCTCATCCCATGCTGTGGAGCCCTCTTCGTTTTGTTCATTATTGTTATCATCTCCACCACCGCATGCGGAGAGAATAAGTGTCATGGACAAACTGCCTAGTAATACTGACTGTCTTTTATTTTTGAAAAAATGAATCATGATGTCCTCCTTTAAATAACTAAATCTTTAGTCCAGTAAAAACATAGCATGGAACTTGGGATTAAAGCAATTACATTGCTTATAATTTTGAAAGTTAAAAAATTCCTCGATAGTTTCGTCCAATAACTCGACGCCGACGTTCGCAGCGAAAATCCCGATCACGCCAAATAACTGAAAAACGTGATCGTCGTCCTTAAGTGCGATATCTCGTTTCATTTAAAAAAAGACAGATTGCCATCTTGATAAGGGGTTTAAAGGAATAGCAGTTAAAAAGCTTTTACCGTCCGTAAAACTCCCGGGTCAAAATAGAGAGGAGAGCTAAATCTATTTTGGCGGAAGATAACAAACGCTAAAGTCCTGATTGACTCACCTAACAATCAGTGGAAGAAGAACAAAAAACCTCTACTGAAGGGCGTGTTATTTTAGACAGATCACAGATGTGATAGGACAAACTAAAAGCACAATGTGGACGTAAGAGCAGCAGGTTGATACATTTAGCTATTAAAATGAGGTTTACGGTTGAAAGAAACTGGGTAAACAAACGGAGTATTATACAAAATAAAGGGGTGTCCCTCATAATGGATACTAGAACCTAGTCAACAAATTGGTGGATGTTAGGTTTGTGAAAAGGAGTTTAACAGGATGAGCCGGCAAAAAACAATTGATCAAACACAATTATTTCATGAGACCGAACAATTAATCTTAAAAGCAGGCTATACGGGCTTTCACTTTAAAGCTCTTGCAGAACGGCTTGGCGTGGCTAGGAGTACAATTTATAATTATTATTCACGAAAAGAAGAGCTCATTACAGCTTATATGCTTCATCTGATTGAAGAAGCGATAAAAAAAATGGATGACGCCATAAAATCGGAGGAACCACTTAAAGCACTCTTACGCATTTGGGTGAAGTATGCTAATATGCATCAGATGTTGCAGATTATGCCGTATATTGATCAGAAAGCCACGTCAAAGGTTGAAGAGAATACACAAAAAATGTATGCGTTATTTAACGAAATGAAAAGTAAAATTACGAATGTTTTATATAGAGGTCAGCAGGAGGGATTGGTTAGAACAGACATTCCCATGCCGACGCTTGTAGGCTTAATGATGGCAACGGTACAAATACCCGTGCATTATACTGAACTTGAAAATTGGGTGGATGACGTCCATGATCTTCTTCTAAACGGCTTTACTCGCTAACTTCTTTTTTGTCCTTTTAAATGACACTACTGTCATTTACTTTGCTTTTCAAAAAAAACTTGGAGGGTGCGAATGTTTAATTCAATTATCAAACGTCCTAAAATAACGCTCATGTTTGTTTTTATATTAATTATCATCGGTTTATTAACCCTTTTTCAATTGCCACAACGGGAAATACCACATATTTCACTAAATATAGGCACGATTTCAACCGTTTACCCAGGAGGCACGCCTCAAGAGGTGGAACAACAAATCACGATTCCATTGGAAGAGGAAATCGAAGGAATAGAAGGGGTAAGTGACGTGTCTTCCGTCTCTACCTCGGGATTTTCTACGATTATTATAGAGGTAGAAGATGACGTTAATCAAAATGACGTGTTTAACGATGTTCAGCAAGCGATGCTTAGTGTAAGTGGTAGATTTCCAGACGAAGTGATGACACCTAAACTATCACAAGAAGCGACTCTAGGTGCATTATCAAGCTATCATATTTTTCATGACGACCGGGAGGCGCTTTATGACTTAAAAGAGATGCTTCATGAGTGGCAGCGAGAGGTTGAGGCAATGCCTGGGGTAGAACGTACGATAGTGAAAGGATTACCTGATCACTTTTTCATGATAGATGTGAATAGCGAGTCGTTGGACGATTCAGGGCTTCAGCTACCTGCTGTCATCACAGCTTTAGAAGGTGAACTAACAACACAACCGCTCGGTGTCCAACGAAGAGACGATAAAAATGTTCAATTAGCTTTAGAACTCTTAGAAAATGAGACGGACTTAGGCAGTATATTCGTAGGAAATGACATGGAAGGAGACCCTGTCTATATTGAAGATGTGGCTGAAGTAGGTCCCATGTATGATAATGTCAATGACTTAATCACGTTGCATGAAAACGAGCCAACGCTCTCTTTCACAATAATTCCAGTAGAGGATGCCAGCGTTCCGCAGCTTCACAAGCAAGTGGATGAGCTGATGATACAATTAGCTGCAGAAGACTTGCCTGAGTCTAGTGACATGGAGCTATTTTATACACAACAAACGATAGTAGATGACATTTTTGGTGACTTGGCCTTCTCCTTTTTATTAGCCGCTTTGTCGGTTATTATTGTAACATTACTTGGCTTAAATGCTGCCTCAGCTATTATTGTGGCGCTAGCCATCCCTGCATCTGTCTTTATCGGCTTAATTCCGCTACCATTTTTTAATGTAGATTTAAATCAAATTTCAATTATTGGTCTAATTATTGCGTTGGGGATTTTAGTTGATGATGCCATCGTTGTGGGAGATAATATCCGCTATCATTATCGAAAAGGTTTAGGGCCCATTGATGGTGCTTTGAAAGGAAGCAAGGAAGTAAGAACGTCCATCATGACATCGACTTTGACGATCGTTGTCACATTTTTTCCACTCGTCTTTATTTCAGGAAGCAATGGCGATTTTATTAGAGCACTTCCTACCGTTTTAATTATGACGATCTTAGCTTCCACAGTAGTGGCGTTAACGTTCGTCCCTATATTTTTAATTTGGAGACAAAAAAAGCAGCGCCGTGTAAAGAAAAAAGGGCGGCACGCTCCTAGAGAGGGTTTATTCGGCAAACAGATTGACCGATTAGCAGATTGGTATAGTGATACCATTTTACGAAAAGTTGTCCGACATCCTTGGAAAGTTGCTATCGTAGGATTCATTATAACGACAGGATTTTACGCTTTAATCCCTTTTATCCCTGTTGAATTTTTCCCATCAACGGATCGAGATGAAGTGACCATAGAAGTGCGGCTTCCAGCAGGCACGCCTATCGATGAAACGGAAGACCTGCTGCGTCAAATGAGAGATGTGATTGTAGCGAGTGATGAGCACATTTATGAAACGGCGATTTACGCTGGTGATGGGTTGCCACCGTTATTTGGAAGTGGCATAGATAATAGTAATGAAGAAACGGGTCACTTGTTACTTAGAACGAACAGGGAGGAACAATCGGCTGAACAAACGATGACACGATGGACCGAAGAATTGCAAGAGAGATTCAGTGAAGCCGAGATTGAGCTGACGACGATTGAAGCAGGACCACCGGTAGGAGCCCCTATTGCTGTGAAGCTGCAAGGGCCTGATGTAGAAACATTAATGAACATGAGTGAAGAATTACAAATGGAAATAGAGGCACTTCCTAATAGTGGAACCGTTCTGGATGATATGGGGCCAAAGCGTCCTACAGTCGTATATTTACCAGTACGTGAGGAGCTCGAAGAAAATGGTTTGACCATGAGTGATATTAGCGAACAAATAGCACTTCGAACAGAAGGAGTTCCATTAATGACATTTCGGACAGGAGAGGACGCCATAAGCATTTTCATGTCCGTTGACAGGGCAGATGATAACACTTTGCCGAACTTATCAGAAATTGACATACCTGTTCAGTCACAGGTGAATGACGCTCTTCCTGAAACAGTCACTTTGGATCGTTTAGTCAATTTAGCTGAAACTGAGGAAATCCCGCAAATTTTACGGGAAGAAGGACGCCGAACAGTCAATGTGAGAGTGTACCCAGCAGGGGGGAATGACGAGGGGCTTGAAGAGGCGATTGAAGCTATCGGAGCTGAGGTGGAAAGCCGAGCGGGAGCTGACTATTCAGTTGCTGTTGGTGGAGAAACAGAAGCAAGGACAGATTTCATTATTGAATTGTTTACGCTGTTTCTTGTCGTCTTGTTCCTCATTTATATTATTATGGCCATTCAATTTTATTCACTGAGTATCCCATTATTAGTGATGAGCACGGTCTATATTGCTGGGGCTGGTGCCATGGCAGGATTGTTCTTAACGCGAACGGGATTAGGCTTTATGGCATTAATGGGTATCGTCTCTTTAGCAGGAATTGTCGTAAGGAATTCAATTGTCCTTTTAGAATTTATTAAGCAACGGCGACAAGATGGTATGCCGACGGAAGAAGCCGTCGTTGAAGCTGGTCGCGTCCGCTTACGACCTATTTTACTCACAGCCTTCACCGCTATCGGAGCATTGACCCCAGTAGCACTGAGCGGAGATGTGTTGTTTGGTCCACTGGCTATCTCGATTATTTCCGGTTTATTATTTTCTGCTTTAATAACGATAATCCTTGTACCAGCTATTTACACAGCATTTGCCACTAAATTTGGAAAAATATAATGAACAAGGGCAAGCTCTAACCGTTCAACGGTTAGAGCATTATCCATGAAGCAAATGCTTGTGAGGATCAGATCAATATGTTATTAGTCAGTATTCCACCCAAGTTAAGTGTTTCTCAATTCATGGGTTCCTTAAAAGGAAAACGTAGTCTTATGATATTTGATCGACATGCCAATTTGAAATATCGATACGGGAACCGGAAGTTCTGGTGTCGGGGTTTCTATGTTGATACAGTGGGCAGAAATAAGAAACAAAGGTGGTGGAGAAATGAAAGTTCAAAAAGTAGTTGTTGAGGAAAAAATCATATCCATTATACATACTACTAGACAAAAGTTTTGAAGTGGTAGAACCGGTTAAAAGATATATAAAGTACTTGGATAATACGGGGAAAGCGCCAAATACGATTAAAACAAATTGTTATCATCTCAGCTGTTTTATGAATTTATCCCGGCAGTAAAACCCCCACCTGAAAACTTAAGGAGATCGAAAAGTTTAGGTGGGGGATAAACTGCCCCTAAAGGTCCCATAAGTTTCAGTGGGGATGAAGGAAAACTCCCACTGATTGAAGCTTAGCTTTATGAGCCAGAGAGGACTTGGATTAGAAGATTTGAAATTCGACGAGGAAGTATCAATAAAGACCTTAAAAAACCGTATAAAGGCACTAGAAGAAGAGAACAAACACTTAAAAGATCAAGTTCAAAAATGACATGGCAAGTTGTTTTAGCTTTTTCGGTTTCTTACTTTTAAATAGAAATTCATGATTAGGTAACGTTTTTAGTATTATTTTAAATAAATTTAATTCTATATAGAGGTGGAATGATATGCCTAAAATTGACAATATGTTAGCGATTCTATGGATGCTTCGTTCAGGTGAAAAAATTACTGCGAAACAAATTTCAGAAAAGTTAGAGATGAATATAAGGTCTGTGTATCGTTATATTGATACACTTTCAATAAGTGGTGTACCGATAATTTCAGACGCAGGACATAATGGTGGATATACTTTATTGAACAACTTTATTGAAGCCCCTCTTTTTTTTGATTTTGAGGAGAAAACCTCGCTATTTCACGCTGCTATTTTTGCAGAAGAAGCTGGGTATTATGGAGGTGAAGCGCTAAATAGGGCTATTTCAAAGCTAAGAAAATATTCGAATCAAGAGCAGGAAACAAAGATAAATCAACATTTAACTAGTCTTGAAGTAATAAGTCGATTAAGTTCCCTTGCTATAGAACCATTTTTGAAGAAGTTGGAGCAGGCCGTAGCTGACGGATACTCTGTAAAAATTCTATACCATAAAAGTGGTGAAGGGCAATCAAAGTATAGATTGGTGGATCCGTACAGAATTATTTATTGGAATAATAAGTGGTATGTGATAGGGTTTTGTCATCTTAGGAATGATATTCGTAGTTTCAGAGTAGATCGAATGGAAAGTCTAATGTTAACCGAAAATAAGTTTAACCGACCAGCAAATTTTTCAGCGCGTGACTTTTTTATGAAAAACCTTGTTCCAACTATAGAAGATAAGGAAGGGATTATTTCTTTGGTCATTAATGGAGAGAAAGGGGCATTGGGTGATATTTGCCAGCATTGGTTTTTAGGACATTATTTACAAGAGTGGACTTCTAATCAAGCAGTATTTCTCCTTGAGAAAGATATGATACATACATATGTACCTTATTTACTTTTACCATACGGTAAATCTATTCGAGTTATTGAGCCAATCAGCCTTAAGAAAAGACTGATTGAAGTTTTGTCGGAATTAATAACATTTCATCAAATTTGATAACTTCCCTGACGCTAGGTGTCAGGGAAGTAATGTTATATTTGGCTATATTAAATGTGATTGGAGTGTTATTAGATGCAAACAAAAAAAGTTTTTCTTTATGTATTTAATACAATGTCGGACTGGGAATATGGCTATTTAATTGCTGAACTAAACTCAGGAAGATATTTCAAAAAAGATTTAGCACCTTTAAAAGTAATTACAGTAGGAGCTAATAAAGAAATTATTACTACGATGGGAGGACTGAGCATAAAACCAGATATTTCCCTTGCTGAGTGTACTCTTGAGAGTACGGATCTTATAATTTTACCTGGAGGGAATACTTGGGGAGAAGATAGTCATCAACCTATTTTGAAAAAAATTGGCGTGGCTTTAAAGCTTGGCACTATTGTTGCTGCAATTTGTGGTGCAACTGAGGGACTAGCGAATGTTGGATATCTAGATTCTAGAAAGCATACAAGCAATGACTTAGAGTATATTAAAATGGTCTGTCCTAATTATAAAGGAGAAAAATTTTATGAAATGGAACCTGTAGTATCTGGCGAGAATTTGGTTACTGCATCAGGAGTAGCTCCTCTGGAATTTGCGATGGAAGTAATGAAAAAATTAGATGTATTTGCACCAGATACATTGCATTCATGGTATAAGCTAAATAAGACTCATAAACCTAAATACTTCTTCCAGTTAATGGATTCGATGAGTGGATAAGCTGAAAAAATCAACTTAGGAGTTTAATATTAGTTTAAATAATTACCATGCTTTAGACGATGTCTAAGCATGGTTTTTGTATATAACTTAAAATAAAGACCTTAATAAACAGTATAAATGCAACTTGGACTTTCGTTCTTTATACCTGTTTTTCATAAAATAAGTAATTTAATTATGCCGACTTTGAAGACGTATAGTCAAAGTAAACAGGTTGCTGTCATAATATTTTTTCCACTTTACTAATGATATTATTTCACACCATCGATGGAAGACATTCATGTTATAAAGAAATTAGATGAAGCTGGAAAGTTATTAAGGCATCAAGATACTTAATCATTTAGTAGTAAATAGTGATAACAGTTTTACTAGCCTGAAAGAAAGAGGCTATCTTTAA
The Salipaludibacillus sp. LMS25 DNA segment above includes these coding regions:
- a CDS encoding antibiotic biosynthesis monooxygenase; its protein translation is MFIEMKTISVTQGSAPKVVDQFASPGVIEEAEGFVDLSVLVNETRKGPDDVVIVIRWESEETWKQWEKSEPHLNMHRQSRGKPKPEHIISSSHQTYEVKAVKEKASSGS
- a CDS encoding amino acid ABC transporter permease: MSDIQWEYIFNAELAADSFLFIMEGVGYTMLISLSSMLIGIVISLFLALGRMSSLVWLQWPSRLYISFMRGVPILVILFILYFGFPFIGIEFNAVTAAIIGFSLNSAAYMAEINRSAIDAVPKGQWESAKSLGFSFWPMLRLIVLPQATRIAIPPLTNVLLDLIKASSLAAMITVPEIFQQARIVGGREMDYMTMYILVALIYWGICSVMTILQNYLENRYKKYGEI
- a CDS encoding TetR/AcrR family transcriptional regulator, with amino-acid sequence MSRQKTIDQTQLFHETEQLILKAGYTGFHFKALAERLGVARSTIYNYYSRKEELITAYMLHLIEEAIKKMDDAIKSEEPLKALLRIWVKYANMHQMLQIMPYIDQKATSKVEENTQKMYALFNEMKSKITNVLYRGQQEGLVRTDIPMPTLVGLMMATVQIPVHYTELENWVDDVHDLLLNGFTR
- a CDS encoding EamA family transporter, whose amino-acid sequence is MNKFSFLLVLIGAILWGTTGTAQHFAPDGAHPVAVGTMRLAVGGTVLFVIGLMTQKIASIEWPVKAILLAACAMAAYQPLFFSAVATTGVAIGTVVAIGSAPLLTGLIEWVVYQRRPVRQWWIATCLSILGCVLLFATQGNIELDPMGFTLALGAGLAFSTYTLVNKHIVKKLAPEMAVAVVFTLAAVILSPLLFVFDVSWVTELNGLLVVLQLGIVATAIAYLLFVRGLMGIPASTAVTLSLAEPLTAALLGVVIVGEVLTVWASVGIFLIFAGLAALIYTPKKAVLTRNA
- a CDS encoding transporter substrate-binding domain-containing protein; amino-acid sequence: MIHFFKNKRQSVLLGSLSMTLILSACGGGDDNNNEQNEEGSTAWDEIQESGVITVATSGTLYPTSYHSDEDNDLTGFEVEIVKEAADRLDLDVEFTEMGFDGMLTSINSGQVDLAVNDIDINERREEDFLFTDPYKFSYGAMIVRPDDYSGIESLEDLEGKRHGGAATTIYMQLAEEYGAEGVTYDNVTNDTYLRDIENGRLDVVMNDYYLQSLAIEALPDIDVVIHPDLFYYPNNQAMIMKKDNVELQENMNNVLADMMEDGTITELSEQFFGGQDVSQEPDIDFEVEQ
- a CDS encoding manganese-dependent inorganic pyrophosphatase; this translates as MSTDKILIFGHQNPDTDTICSALVYADLKKQLGMNVEAVRLGEVGAETQYALDKFGVDAPRYVEEVANEVDKVILVDHNERQQSVQDLNKVQVAEVIDHHRIANFETEAPLYYRAEPVGCTATILHKLYKEHGVSVKKEMAGLMISAIISDSLLFKSPTCTKEDRDAANELAKIADVDLEAYGLEMLKAGADMSDKSVDQLLNMDAKEFTMGRHNVQIAQVNVVDTNDVLHRLNDVKAEMEAVLTKKGLSLFLLAVTDILTNDSVAVAVGEQTKAVETAFDVAFEDGRATLKGVVSRKKQIVPPLTNALS